The following are encoded together in the Thunnus thynnus chromosome 15, fThuThy2.1, whole genome shotgun sequence genome:
- the LOC137198859 gene encoding zona pellucida sperm-binding protein 4-like, whose amino-acid sequence MAWVRVELLLVVLTGTLLLVSAQRWETIDGSQLVNFYERGQLGHVPTSPGKGLTSPDKGLPNYDDSSDYDDGKDTIPVNAFTEGAATSDDSDPFADHGFQVEADSDLGNWASIELTDAPPRSWTSITSPSSPGFDVFCGEASFQISLPAGSLSEAKVLDSTDLLSVMEAPEYCGYIVNPSQSSFTVPFNGCHVKQHTGHYSLQLLYIDELGQIQIVTASCDHGQKFNSGLFPRVSGQTEPSKCNNPTTAPPTSTPSTAQNCAVPTGEQVTCGQSGISSSDCKKMGCCVDSSTSACYYPLDECTGDKHFVFAIRDNSASIPVNPTKLIIPEDTNCKPVIVNDKVAIFKFKVTECGARSYEVGETKIYLAEVQTTVQALNLKYGVITRSDPLRFMVECRYSKTGAAPQSLASVGYMVKIPSSSLPSSVISNGLYGVQLRIAKDATYSSYFPTYHQPLRLLLGKPVYLELHLKSPKPDAVLLVNYCLAYPRSAKNALVLIYEGCANPYDPNVSVLVVSDLPKNRHHRRFMVRAFQFMDQKTNKYLDEEIYFMCSTEVCRPGEKTCEQRCFDGKAS is encoded by the exons ATGGCTTGGGTCAGGGTCGAGCTGCTGCTGGTCGTCCTGACCGGGACTCTGCTGCTGGTTTCAGCCCAGCGGTGGGAGACGATCGACGGAAGTCAACTTGTTAATTTCTACGAGAGGGGACAGTTGGGACACGTGCCTACATCGCCGGGGAAAGGACTTACATCGCCAGATAAAGGACTACCAAATTATG aTGACAGCAGTGACTACGACGATGGCAAAGATACAATTCCTGTAAATGCATTTACTGAAGGTGCTGCCACCAGTGACGACTCTGACCCTTTTGCTGACCATGGATTCCAGGTGGAGGCAGATTCTGATCTAGGGAACTGGGCCAGCATAGAACTTACAGATGCCCCTCCAAGGAGCTGGACCAGCATTACCAGTCCAAGTTCACCTGggtttgatgttttctgtggTGAAGCTAGCTTCCAAATTAGTCTGCCAGCAGGTTCTTTAAGTGAAGCTAAAGTTTTGG ACTCGACGGACCTGCTGTCTGTTATGGAAGCTCCAGAGTATTGTGGTTATATTGTGAATCCTTCCCAGAGCAGCTTTACTGTACCCTTCAATGGGTGCCATGTGAAACAACAT ACTGGCCACTACAGCCTGCAGTTGCTGTACATCGATGAGCTTGGTCAGATACAAATTGTCACCGCATCTTGTGATCATGGTCAGAAGTTTAACTCTGGCCTGTTTCCTCGTGTCAGTGGCCAAACCGAGCCTTCAAAGTGCAATAACCCAACTACTGCACCTCCAACATCAACACCATCAACAGCACAAA ACTGTGCTGTCCCCACTGGGGAGCAGGTGACTTGTGGTCAGTCAGGAATATCTTCCTCAGATTGTAAAAAGATGGGATGCTGTGTGGATTCTTCTACATCTGCCTGCTACTATCCACTGGATG AGTGTACTGGGGATAAACACTTTGTTTTTGCCATTCGTGACAACTCTGCATCCATCCCTGTGAATCCCACCAAGCTCATTATTCCTGAGGATACAAACTGTAAACCAGTCATTGTTAATGACAAGGTTGCCATCTTTAAGTTTAAAGTTACAGAATGTGGAGCTCGTTCTTAT GAAGTTGGTGAGACAAAGATCTACCTGGCTGAAGTGCAGACGACTGTCCAAGCTTTGAACCTGAAGTATGGTGTAATCACAAGAAGTGATCCACTTAG ATTCATGGTTGAGTGCCGCTATAGCAAAACAGGAGCTGCTCCGCAGTCGCTGGCCAGTGTTGGCTACATGGTCAAGATCCCGAGTTCCAGTTTGCCATCATCAGTGATCTCCAATGGCTTATATGGTGTTCAATTACGAATTGCTAAAG ATGCGACCTATTCAAGTTACTTCCCCACTTACCACCAGCCCTTGCGGCTACTCCTTGGCAAACCTGTTTATCTTGAACTGCACCTGAAGTCTCCAAAACCAGATGCAGTGCTTCTTGTTAACTATTGTCTAGCTTACCCTCGTTCTGCAAAGAATGCTCTGGTGCTTATATATGAAGG GTGCGCCAACCCTTATGATCCAAATGTGTCCGTCCTTGTAGTCAGTGACCTTCCCAAAAATCGCCACCACAGGCGCTTCATGGTCAGGGCCTTCCAGTTTATGGatcaaaagacaaacaagtaCCTAGATGAAGAA atctATTTCATGTGCTCTACTGAGGTTTGTAGGCCAGGTGAAAAGACGTGTGAACAGCGGTGCTTTGATGGAAAG GCATCTTAA